Proteins encoded together in one Otariodibacter oris window:
- the dnaE gene encoding DNA polymerase III subunit alpha has protein sequence MTQPRFVHLKVHSDFSMIDGLAKVKPLVKAAVANNMVAMAITDFTNFCGLVKFYGESLSSGVKPIVGVDIMVRPEPESDDFYELTLLAKNNKGYHNITLLISKAYQQGYHEFPVVEKAWLAELNEGIIVLSGGRNGDVGKSLLKQNQQETEQNLQFYQTYFPNHYYLSVCRTGRADEERYIQQAVSLAKQFAIPLVAVNDVVFLKEDDFDAHEIRVAIHDSYTLDDPKRPKKYSAQQYFRSEDEMCQLFADLPQAVENTVQIAQRCNVTIQLGKYFLPNFPTGDLSVEDFLVKKAQDGLEERLAFLFPDPEERKIKRSDYDERLQIELDVINQMGFPGYFLIVMEFIQWSKDNDIPVGPGRGSGAGSLVAYALKITDLDPLALDLLFERFLNPERVSMPDFDVDFCMDGRDRVIEHVSETYGRQAVSQIITFGTMAAKAVIRDVGRVLGHPYNFVDRISKLIPPDPGMTLEKAFNVEPKLQELYDADEEVQALIDMARKLEGVTRNAGKHAGGVVIAPTAITDFSPIYCDSEGLHPVTHFDKNDVEYAGLVKFDFLGLRTLTIIKWALEMINQRLTKEGKDPVRIESIPLDDKKAFDLLLKSQTTAVFQLESRGMKDLISRLKPDCFEDIIALVALFRPGPLESGMVQNFIDRKHGKEEVSYPDAQFQHASLKPILDPTYGIILYQEQVMQIAQVLAGYTLGGADLLRRAMGKKKPEEMAAQREIFEKGAIENGVDGALAMKIFDLVEKFAGYGFNKSHSAAYALVSYQTLWLKAHYPAEFMAAVMTSELDNTDKIVGFYDECINMGLTVVPPDINTGKHRFSVNEKGEIVYGLGAIKGVGEGPVDALLEARNQGGFFKDLFDLTARVDLKKVNRRTFEALIMSGAFDKLGPHRAALMKNLEDALKASDQHSKMEALGQTDMFGVLTDSPEEVQNAYANTPKWSEQVILEGEKATLGLYLSGHPIGRFLKELSRYAPVRLNELQPTYRGQMATVAGIIMASRIATTKKGNRIGIATIEDRSGKLDITLFSEALENYGHLLQNDNIIIAQGSIQHDDFSGGLKMSAREVISLEEARNRYAKSLALAIYQEQLTPQFIKTLMTIITPHKEGILPLHFYYQSQDARVLVSGGVEWRITPTEQMLTELKTLLGENAVELEFE, from the coding sequence ATGACTCAACCTCGTTTCGTCCACTTAAAAGTTCACAGTGATTTCTCTATGATCGATGGTTTAGCTAAAGTCAAACCATTGGTTAAGGCTGCCGTTGCCAATAATATGGTCGCAATGGCAATTACTGATTTTACTAACTTCTGTGGTTTAGTTAAATTCTATGGTGAATCTCTTAGCTCTGGTGTAAAGCCAATTGTAGGCGTGGACATTATGGTTCGCCCTGAACCTGAAAGTGATGATTTTTATGAACTTACTTTATTGGCTAAAAATAACAAGGGTTATCACAATATTACCCTCTTAATTTCTAAGGCTTATCAACAAGGCTATCACGAGTTTCCTGTGGTAGAAAAAGCATGGCTAGCGGAATTAAATGAAGGCATCATCGTGCTTTCTGGTGGCAGAAATGGCGATGTGGGTAAGTCCTTACTTAAGCAGAATCAACAAGAAACTGAGCAAAACCTACAATTTTATCAAACTTATTTTCCCAATCATTATTATCTCTCTGTTTGTCGTACAGGGCGAGCGGATGAAGAGCGTTATATTCAACAAGCGGTCAGTTTAGCAAAACAATTTGCAATTCCACTGGTTGCGGTAAATGACGTCGTCTTTTTGAAAGAGGATGATTTTGACGCCCACGAAATCCGAGTAGCTATCCACGATAGTTATACTTTAGACGATCCGAAACGTCCGAAAAAATATTCAGCACAACAATATTTTCGCTCCGAAGATGAGATGTGCCAGCTCTTTGCCGATTTACCTCAAGCGGTTGAAAATACCGTACAAATTGCACAACGTTGTAATGTTACGATTCAACTCGGTAAATATTTCCTACCGAACTTTCCAACAGGCGATCTTTCCGTTGAAGACTTTTTAGTGAAAAAAGCCCAAGATGGTTTAGAAGAACGCTTAGCCTTTCTCTTTCCTGATCCCGAAGAACGAAAAATAAAGCGGTCAGATTATGATGAAAGATTGCAAATTGAATTAGACGTTATCAACCAAATGGGTTTCCCTGGTTACTTCTTAATCGTGATGGAATTTATCCAATGGTCAAAAGATAATGATATTCCCGTCGGACCAGGACGAGGTTCGGGTGCTGGTTCTTTAGTGGCTTATGCCTTGAAAATTACCGATTTAGATCCTTTAGCATTGGATTTACTCTTTGAGCGTTTTCTTAATCCAGAACGTGTTTCCATGCCCGATTTTGACGTCGATTTCTGTATGGATGGACGAGATCGTGTGATTGAACACGTGTCAGAAACCTATGGTCGCCAAGCGGTTTCACAAATTATTACCTTTGGAACAATGGCGGCAAAAGCGGTTATTCGTGACGTAGGGCGAGTGCTTGGGCATCCTTATAACTTTGTGGATCGTATTTCTAAGTTGATTCCGCCAGATCCGGGGATGACTCTCGAAAAAGCCTTTAATGTCGAGCCAAAATTACAAGAACTCTATGATGCCGATGAAGAAGTGCAAGCACTGATTGATATGGCAAGAAAGCTTGAAGGCGTAACACGTAATGCAGGTAAACACGCAGGTGGTGTGGTTATCGCCCCAACAGCAATTACCGATTTTTCACCAATCTATTGTGATTCAGAAGGGCTACACCCTGTTACCCATTTTGATAAAAATGACGTGGAATATGCGGGTTTAGTTAAGTTCGACTTCTTAGGTTTACGCACACTAACCATTATCAAATGGGCGTTGGAAATGATTAATCAACGCCTAACCAAAGAAGGCAAAGATCCAGTTAGAATCGAAAGCATTCCACTGGATGATAAAAAGGCGTTTGATTTACTATTAAAATCGCAAACCACCGCAGTATTCCAATTAGAATCTCGCGGAATGAAGGATCTGATTTCTCGTTTAAAACCTGACTGTTTTGAAGATATTATCGCTTTGGTTGCACTATTCCGACCGGGCCCTCTTGAATCAGGTATGGTACAAAACTTTATCGATCGTAAACATGGTAAAGAGGAAGTTTCTTACCCCGATGCACAATTTCAGCACGCATCACTTAAACCGATTTTAGATCCAACCTATGGGATTATTCTGTACCAAGAACAAGTTATGCAGATAGCACAGGTTCTTGCGGGTTATACCCTAGGAGGCGCGGATTTACTTCGTCGTGCCATGGGTAAGAAGAAACCCGAAGAAATGGCAGCTCAACGTGAGATTTTTGAAAAAGGCGCGATCGAAAATGGTGTAGATGGTGCTCTTGCGATGAAAATCTTTGACCTAGTAGAAAAATTTGCTGGTTATGGTTTTAACAAATCGCACTCTGCTGCCTATGCTCTCGTTTCTTACCAAACACTTTGGCTCAAAGCACATTACCCTGCTGAATTTATGGCGGCGGTAATGACTTCCGAGTTAGATAATACCGATAAAATCGTCGGCTTTTATGATGAATGTATCAATATGGGATTGACGGTTGTTCCACCTGATATCAATACAGGTAAACACCGATTCAGCGTAAATGAAAAAGGTGAAATCGTGTATGGGCTTGGTGCAATTAAAGGTGTAGGTGAAGGCCCTGTTGATGCCCTGTTAGAAGCTCGTAATCAAGGTGGATTCTTCAAAGATTTATTTGATTTAACTGCAAGAGTTGATCTCAAGAAAGTTAATCGTCGTACTTTTGAAGCGCTAATTATGTCGGGAGCATTTGATAAATTAGGACCTCATCGTGCGGCTTTAATGAAAAATCTAGAAGATGCCTTAAAAGCTTCCGATCAGCACTCAAAAATGGAAGCCCTCGGACAAACGGATATGTTTGGTGTGCTAACCGATAGCCCTGAAGAAGTCCAAAATGCCTATGCCAACACACCAAAATGGAGTGAGCAAGTTATTCTTGAGGGAGAAAAAGCAACATTAGGGCTTTATCTTAGTGGGCATCCTATTGGGCGATTCCTCAAAGAGCTATCACGCTATGCACCTGTTCGCCTTAACGAACTTCAACCAACCTATCGAGGTCAAATGGCAACGGTAGCAGGAATCATTATGGCATCACGAATCGCCACCACAAAAAAAGGCAATCGTATCGGCATCGCCACCATTGAAGATCGTTCGGGTAAACTGGATATTACATTATTTTCTGAAGCCTTGGAAAATTATGGGCATCTATTGCAAAATGATAATATCATTATCGCCCAAGGCTCTATTCAACATGATGATTTTAGTGGCGGATTAAAAATGTCAGCAAGAGAAGTCATTTCGTTGGAAGAAGCTCGTAATCGTTATGCGAAAAGTCTTGCTCTTGCAATATATCAAGAACAATTAACACCACAATTTATCAAAACCTTGATGACGATTATTACCCCTCATAAAGAGGGCATTTTGCCATTACATTTCTATTATCAAAGCCAAGATGCTCGAGTACTTGTTTCTGGCGGAGTCGAATGGCGTATTACACCGACTGAACAAATGCTCACTGAGTTAAAGACATTGTTAGGTGAAAATGCTGTCGAATTGGAATTTGAATAA
- the orn gene encoding oligoribonuclease, with the protein MIQYNKQNLIWIDLEMTGLDPEKERIIEIATIITDKDLNILAEGPVIAINQADSLLNNMNEWCVKTHTENGLVKRVKQSKLTERAAELQTIDFLEKWVPKGASPICGNSIAQDKRFLYKYMPDLANYFHYRHLDVSTLKELVSRWKPELLTQFSKKNTHLALDDIRESIEELKFYRQNFIRLD; encoded by the coding sequence ATGATTCAATACAATAAACAAAATTTAATTTGGATAGATCTTGAAATGACTGGACTGGATCCAGAAAAAGAACGAATTATTGAAATTGCAACGATTATTACCGACAAAGATCTCAATATTCTTGCTGAAGGGCCAGTCATCGCGATAAATCAAGCTGATTCATTACTTAATAATATGAATGAATGGTGTGTAAAAACGCACACTGAAAATGGATTAGTTAAACGAGTTAAACAAAGTAAACTCACAGAACGAGCAGCAGAACTTCAAACCATTGATTTTCTAGAAAAATGGGTGCCGAAAGGTGCTTCACCAATTTGTGGAAACAGTATTGCTCAAGATAAACGTTTTCTATATAAATATATGCCTGACTTAGCCAATTATTTTCATTATAGACATTTGGATGTTAGCACATTGAAAGAACTTGTAAGTCGTTGGAAACCTGAGCTTTTAACTCAATTTTCGAAGAAAAATACGCATCTTGCTTTAGATGATATCCGAGAATCAATCGAAGAGTTAAAGTTTTACAGACAAAATTTTATCCGCTTAGATTAA
- the tsaE gene encoding tRNA (adenosine(37)-N6)-threonylcarbamoyltransferase complex ATPase subunit type 1 TsaE, whose product MTNKNQFYLRDEAELLKFGESLAEILKISLDDNGKSLVIYLNGELGAGKTTLTRSIVQSFGHKGNVKSPTYTLVEEYPLPPYTLYHFDLYRLSDPEELEFMGIRDYFRPKTLCLLEWASKGQGMIPDADLIIQIDYENVGRRVELLPQNLEGQHILAKYLTNLTAIT is encoded by the coding sequence ATGACTAATAAAAATCAATTCTATCTTCGAGATGAAGCTGAGCTCTTAAAATTTGGTGAATCACTTGCTGAGATTTTAAAAATCAGTTTAGACGACAATGGGAAATCCCTTGTTATTTATCTCAATGGGGAACTTGGGGCAGGAAAAACAACATTAACACGCAGTATTGTTCAATCATTTGGGCACAAAGGTAATGTGAAAAGTCCAACCTACACCTTGGTGGAAGAGTATCCTCTACCACCTTATACCCTATATCATTTTGATTTATATCGTTTATCTGATCCTGAAGAATTAGAATTTATGGGGATCCGAGATTATTTTCGCCCTAAAACACTCTGTCTATTAGAATGGGCGAGTAAAGGTCAAGGAATGATCCCTGATGCTGATCTGATTATTCAGATTGATTATGAAAATGTAGGAAGACGGGTTGAATTACTTCCTCAAAATTTAGAAGGACAACATATTTTAGCAAAATATTTAACCAATCTTACCGCTATTACTTAG
- the coaD gene encoding pantetheine-phosphate adenylyltransferase → MTVIYAGTFDPITNGHLNIIQRAATLFPKVIVAVAENTTKRPLFLHQQRIKLAQESCQNITNVQVIGFSGLLVDLAKSYGAKTLIRGIRGNDDIDYEIQLAQLNNRLSSELDTVFLPSAVEWRYLSSTMVREIYFHQGDVAQFVPLAVNNALTQLGK, encoded by the coding sequence ATGACTGTAATTTATGCCGGTACATTTGATCCTATAACAAATGGACACTTAAATATTATTCAACGAGCTGCAACACTTTTTCCCAAAGTCATTGTTGCTGTTGCAGAAAATACCACAAAAAGACCGCTTTTTTTACATCAACAACGAATTAAATTAGCTCAAGAAAGTTGTCAAAATATAACCAATGTACAAGTCATTGGATTTAGTGGGCTATTAGTTGATCTTGCTAAATCTTATGGCGCAAAAACCTTAATTCGAGGAATTAGAGGAAACGATGATATTGATTATGAAATACAACTTGCACAGTTAAATAATCGACTATCCTCAGAATTAGATACGGTATTTTTACCTTCTGCAGTGGAATGGCGTTATTTATCATCAACAATGGTGAGAGAAATTTACTTTCATCAAGGTGATGTTGCACAATTCGTTCCATTAGCAGTCAATAATGCCCTCACTCAATTAGGAAAATAG
- the lptF gene encoding LPS export ABC transporter permease LptF — protein sequence MILSRYLTKEIFKSQVTILFILLVIFFFQQLVRVLTSAVSGKVPTDLVLSLLGLGMPTMAQLMLPLSLFIALLLTLGRLYAESEVTVMRACGIGQSLLLKAALFLSVFTTAIAVYNVFWLTPWAINKQSEMLAEAQANPRFSALSAGQFMSAGGYVLFIDNIENNTINDIYVFQPAQQRNNRPSVVVAESATLTGLPNGDQLLNLTNSKRYEGTPQTADFRISNFDTYTAYLGYQNVDSDQKLVQRADFTKLINDDSDEAKAELQWRISLILAVPLMALLAVPMSNVNPRQGRFAKLLPALLLYLIYFLLQSSLKSAGGSGKVNPTVLMPIVSIGFLLLGIFLNSLDSKWFSALRYHFRSTKVAK from the coding sequence GTGATTTTAAGCCGATATTTGACCAAAGAGATTTTTAAGAGCCAAGTTACCATTCTATTTATACTATTGGTAATTTTCTTCTTCCAACAATTAGTTCGAGTACTGACTTCAGCTGTGAGTGGCAAAGTGCCAACAGATTTAGTACTAAGCTTATTGGGATTAGGCATGCCAACTATGGCACAGCTTATGCTACCCCTCTCTCTCTTTATTGCATTATTACTGACACTTGGACGCTTGTATGCAGAAAGTGAAGTCACAGTGATGCGCGCCTGTGGTATCGGACAAAGCTTACTTTTAAAGGCAGCACTATTCCTTTCAGTGTTTACCACAGCTATTGCGGTTTATAATGTATTTTGGCTCACGCCTTGGGCAATAAACAAACAAAGTGAAATGCTTGCAGAAGCACAAGCTAACCCAAGATTTTCAGCACTTTCAGCAGGACAATTTATGTCAGCTGGAGGCTATGTGTTATTTATTGATAATATTGAAAATAATACAATTAATGATATTTACGTTTTCCAACCCGCTCAACAGCGCAATAATAGACCCTCTGTTGTTGTCGCTGAATCAGCAACCCTGACGGGTTTACCGAATGGCGATCAATTATTGAATTTAACCAATAGCAAGCGCTATGAAGGTACACCTCAAACTGCAGATTTTCGTATTTCTAATTTTGATACTTATACAGCTTATTTAGGTTATCAAAATGTTGATAGTGATCAGAAATTAGTACAACGGGCGGATTTTACCAAGTTAATTAATGATGATTCAGATGAAGCTAAAGCAGAATTACAATGGCGAATTTCACTGATTCTAGCCGTACCACTTATGGCGTTATTGGCTGTGCCGATGAGTAACGTAAATCCAAGACAGGGACGCTTTGCAAAATTACTGCCTGCATTATTACTCTATTTAATCTATTTCCTACTACAAAGCTCACTTAAATCAGCAGGTGGATCAGGCAAAGTAAATCCAACAGTACTTATGCCAATTGTTTCCATTGGATTTTTATTACTCGGAATATTTCTCAATAGTTTAGATAGCAAATGGTTTTCTGCATTACGTTATCATTTTAGATCAACAAAGGTAGCAAAATAA
- a CDS encoding leucyl aminopeptidase, whose protein sequence is MEFSVNNLSTEKLETACLVVGVYESATLTPTAEKLDKVSEGYLSTLLKKGDLTGKVGQSLVLHNVPNIAAERVLLVGVGKSDELTQRQYKKVIQKTAQVLNDIGVQNATISLPQLQVSNRSLYWNVRFAIETMQDNAYSYDEFKSKKSEPSKLANIVFNIDEKGDLIEAEKAVKEAKAIATGVLAAKNVANCPPNVCNPKYLADLAKGLAKDYAKVQTTIIDEKEMAGLGMNSYLAVSRGSANEAFMSVIEYKNNPNPDAKPIVLVGKGLTFDSGGISIKPSASMDEMKYDMGGAASVYGTMKAIAELQLPINVVGVLAGCENMPDGDAYRPGDIVTTMSGLTVEVLNTDAEGRLVLCDALTYVERFGPELVIDIATLTGACVVALGEVNSGLFSQNEELATDLLSAAKQADDKTWRLPMDEEYQEQLKSNFADLANVGSRMGGAITAGMFLSNFTKNYTWAHLDIAGTAWKSGAAKGATGRPVPLLTQFLMNKAYN, encoded by the coding sequence ATGGAATTTAGTGTTAATAATTTATCAACTGAAAAGCTAGAAACGGCTTGTTTAGTGGTGGGTGTTTATGAATCAGCAACTTTAACACCAACAGCAGAAAAGCTTGATAAAGTGAGCGAAGGCTATCTTAGCACATTACTCAAAAAAGGCGACTTAACAGGTAAAGTTGGACAAAGCTTGGTACTACATAATGTGCCTAATATTGCCGCAGAACGAGTATTATTGGTGGGTGTAGGTAAATCAGACGAATTAACACAGCGTCAATATAAAAAAGTTATTCAAAAAACAGCTCAGGTACTGAATGATATTGGCGTACAAAATGCAACAATTAGCTTACCACAATTACAAGTAAGCAATCGTTCACTTTATTGGAATGTACGTTTTGCGATTGAGACAATGCAAGATAATGCTTATTCGTATGATGAATTTAAAAGTAAAAAATCCGAACCTTCAAAATTAGCAAATATCGTCTTTAATATTGACGAAAAGGGCGACTTGATCGAAGCTGAAAAAGCAGTGAAAGAGGCAAAAGCTATCGCAACAGGCGTACTTGCTGCTAAAAATGTCGCAAATTGCCCACCGAATGTTTGCAATCCAAAATACCTAGCGGACTTAGCTAAAGGCTTAGCTAAAGATTACGCTAAAGTTCAAACAACCATTATTGACGAAAAAGAAATGGCAGGATTAGGCATGAATTCTTATTTAGCTGTTTCTCGTGGTTCGGCAAATGAAGCCTTTATGTCAGTTATAGAATATAAAAATAATCCAAATCCAGATGCAAAACCGATTGTGTTAGTGGGTAAAGGATTAACTTTTGACTCTGGCGGTATCTCGATCAAACCATCTGCCTCAATGGATGAAATGAAATATGACATGGGTGGTGCGGCCTCTGTTTACGGTACAATGAAAGCGATTGCAGAATTACAACTGCCGATAAATGTAGTGGGTGTATTGGCAGGTTGTGAAAATATGCCTGATGGCGATGCTTATCGTCCAGGGGATATTGTTACAACAATGTCTGGTTTAACTGTTGAAGTGTTAAATACCGATGCAGAAGGTCGTTTAGTGCTATGTGATGCTTTAACTTATGTTGAGCGTTTTGGGCCTGAATTAGTGATCGATATTGCGACATTAACGGGAGCTTGTGTGGTGGCATTAGGTGAGGTTAATAGCGGGTTGTTCTCACAAAATGAAGAACTTGCTACCGATCTTTTATCAGCTGCAAAACAAGCTGATGATAAAACATGGCGTTTACCAATGGACGAAGAGTACCAAGAGCAACTTAAATCTAATTTTGCTGATCTTGCCAATGTGGGTAGCCGTATGGGTGGAGCAATCACTGCGGGTATGTTCTTATCTAACTTCACTAAAAACTACACTTGGGCGCATTTAGATATTGCAGGTACAGCATGGAAATCGGGAGCAGCAAAAGGCGCAACGGGTCGTCCAGTACCACTATTAACGCAATTCTTAATGAATAAAGCTTATAATTAA
- the lptG gene encoding LPS export ABC transporter permease LptG: MNVLERYIGKTILSAILLTLFLLVGLGAIIKFVEEFRAVGRGTYDGFLAAYYTVLTIPRDVETFFPIAALLGSLMGLGTLASRSELIVMQSSGFSRFKIGLAVMKTAIPLVIFTMVIGEWGVPQTEQFARNMRSVAQSGGSMLATQQGFWAKDGNDFIYIQKITDEKHLNNILIYQFEQRELKSILKANTAEYLDDKGWELKNIEKSIISPENITLSRENALDWETSITPNKLGIVSLKPESLSISGLVDYVGFLKETGQDAKRYEITLWRKVFQPISMAMMMLLAISFIFGPLRSSTMGAKIVIGILAGFVFYVSDIVFGNLSLVITWLPIQIATLLPSILCLIIVWWLLNKKRD, from the coding sequence ATGAATGTATTAGAACGTTATATTGGAAAAACAATTCTATCTGCTATTCTGCTGACACTCTTTTTATTAGTTGGATTAGGCGCTATTATCAAATTTGTTGAAGAATTTCGAGCGGTGGGTAGAGGAACTTATGATGGCTTTTTGGCTGCCTATTATACGGTATTAACTATTCCTCGTGATGTGGAAACCTTTTTCCCGATTGCTGCTTTATTGGGTTCACTCATGGGGCTTGGAACACTAGCAAGCCGTAGTGAATTAATCGTTATGCAATCTTCGGGCTTCTCTCGCTTCAAAATCGGTCTTGCGGTGATGAAAACAGCGATCCCTCTCGTTATTTTTACTATGGTGATCGGTGAATGGGGTGTGCCACAAACAGAACAATTTGCACGAAATATGCGTTCTGTGGCACAAAGTGGTGGCTCAATGCTTGCAACCCAACAGGGCTTTTGGGCAAAAGATGGTAATGATTTTATTTATATTCAGAAAATTACTGATGAAAAACACTTAAACAACATTTTAATTTATCAGTTTGAGCAAAGAGAACTTAAATCGATTTTAAAAGCTAACACAGCAGAATATTTAGATGATAAAGGTTGGGAACTGAAAAATATCGAGAAATCAATCATCTCACCTGAAAATATCACGTTATCAAGGGAAAATGCACTTGATTGGGAAACTAGTATTACTCCAAATAAATTGGGCATTGTTTCACTTAAGCCAGAATCCTTATCTATCTCAGGATTGGTTGATTATGTCGGCTTCTTAAAAGAAACAGGACAAGATGCCAAACGCTATGAAATTACACTATGGCGTAAGGTCTTCCAACCGATCTCTATGGCAATGATGATGCTATTAGCGATTTCATTTATTTTTGGCCCACTGCGTAGTAGTACCATGGGTGCGAAAATTGTGATTGGGATTCTTGCGGGCTTTGTCTTCTATGTGTCAGATATTGTCTTTGGTAATTTAAGCCTTGTGATTACTTGGTTACCAATCCAAATCGCCACATTATTGCCAAGTATTCTCTGCTTAATTATTGTTTGGTGGTTACTCAATAAGAAAAGAGATTAG
- the waaA gene encoding lipid IV(A) 3-deoxy-D-manno-octulosonic acid transferase: MLRCLYSLLSYLIQPFVLFFIWRKGFLQPEYRHRLHERYAFYKNLKKPMPKGVVIHAASVGEVIAATPLIKKIQEYYPQLSITITTVTPTGSSRVKAAFGDKVTHFYLPYDLPDAVKRFLNFVDPKLFIVIETELWPNLIHQSHIRKIPFVIANARLSPRSAKRYGWVKSHLQPMLNEIDLILAQDRVSADRYLALGFNPDNLINTGNLKFDLEVTPNLCNKITETQNILHIVQRPVWIAGSTHEGEEKIILEAHQQLLKQYKDLILILVPRHPERFEEVEHLLQKMQISYVKRSDNQEILQNTRVLLGDTMGEMMLLYGLAQIAFIGGSLVKHGGHNPLEPIVFKIPVISGLHTFNFPEIFAKLRNVNGVIEIESHQKYLVSAVSKLLDTPELGEKIAHAGFSVLTENQGALTRHLNLLAPYLIK; the protein is encoded by the coding sequence ATGCTGCGCTGTTTATATAGTTTATTAAGTTACCTTATTCAGCCATTTGTGCTATTTTTCATATGGAGAAAGGGATTTTTACAACCAGAATATCGTCATCGTCTTCATGAACGTTACGCATTCTACAAAAATTTAAAAAAGCCAATGCCTAAAGGAGTCGTCATACATGCAGCTTCCGTAGGGGAAGTCATTGCAGCGACGCCTCTCATAAAAAAAATACAGGAATATTATCCTCAGTTATCAATTACAATCACTACGGTTACGCCGACTGGTTCGAGCCGAGTCAAGGCTGCTTTTGGTGATAAGGTTACCCATTTTTATTTACCTTATGATCTGCCCGATGCTGTTAAACGTTTTCTTAATTTTGTTGATCCCAAACTCTTTATTGTCATTGAAACAGAATTATGGCCAAATTTGATCCACCAAAGCCATATAAGAAAGATCCCTTTTGTTATTGCAAATGCTCGACTTTCTCCTCGATCTGCAAAACGCTATGGATGGGTAAAATCACATTTACAACCCATGTTAAATGAAATTGACCTGATCTTAGCTCAGGATAGGGTAAGTGCTGATCGTTATTTAGCATTAGGATTCAATCCTGACAATTTAATCAATACAGGAAATCTCAAGTTTGATTTAGAGGTTACGCCAAATCTTTGTAATAAAATTACCGAGACACAAAATATATTGCATATTGTACAACGTCCTGTATGGATTGCGGGCAGTACTCATGAAGGTGAGGAAAAAATAATTTTAGAAGCCCACCAACAATTACTGAAGCAATACAAAGACTTAATTTTAATTCTTGTTCCTCGTCATCCAGAACGCTTTGAAGAAGTTGAACATCTGCTCCAAAAAATGCAGATCTCTTATGTTAAGCGGTCAGATAACCAAGAAATTTTGCAAAATACTCGCGTTTTACTAGGCGATACGATGGGTGAAATGATGTTACTATATGGCTTAGCTCAAATCGCCTTTATTGGTGGGAGTTTAGTAAAACATGGCGGACATAACCCCCTTGAACCTATTGTATTTAAAATTCCTGTTATTTCTGGACTTCACACCTTTAACTTCCCTGAAATATTCGCTAAATTACGCAATGTAAATGGTGTTATTGAGATTGAAAGTCATCAAAAATACTTAGTTAGTGCTGTGAGCAAATTACTAGATACCCCTGAATTGGGTGAAAAAATTGCTCATGCTGGATTTAGTGTATTAACAGAAAATCAAGGTGCTTTAACTCGTCATCTTAATTTATTAGCCCCTTATCTTATTAAATAA